A segment of the Salmo trutta chromosome 3, fSalTru1.1, whole genome shotgun sequence genome:
TATTGAAAAACAATTAGCATCTCATTTACTTTACAGCAACATTTATCTTCAATCAACAAGGCATATACAATATTCTATAAGCATAGTAGTAACCCATACACTAAACTGGATACACTACACTAAACCCATACACTAAACTACACGTTCTGTCATGACCATTCATTCAAATAGAACCATTGAAAAGGACTCTGTTGATACGCACATTTGCATCCTCAATATGATTAAAGCAAGGGATGATGAAATAAACCATTGCCGAAAGTTTCACTTAGGGATGTGATAACTAGACCTGCTGTACAGATGTTCAGTAAACACTAGATGCTCCCTTGCATGCAACAACTACTAATTATGTATTCCTTCAGAGAGGAATGGATCTTCATGACATTAGTCATTAAACAAACCCTAAGTGCACACAGATGTCTCTTATATAGAAGTTTATAATGTATCATCATGTACTATCTTGCCTTATGAGGTCTGTTTGATAAGAACTCTATTTTAGTTTCGTTTTTTTTCAACTATGCTATAAATATGCTATTCAAATATGCTCCGTTGGCGCAGCACACGTACGCTTATCTGACTCCACAAAACGTTTGGAGTATTTACAAGATGATCGCTTCAACCAAATACAAGCTTTCAATAACTATTACGGCGTTATCAATATTGTTTCTCAAAATGTGAAAACAATGTGAACCACAACTTTGAATGCTTATCTCGCTAATCTgaagttttatttaaaaaaatattgtatcAACTTGTTTGCCTCTGCtagatactgaacaaaaatataaacgcaacatgcaacaatttcaacgattttactgcgttacagttcatataaggaaaccagtcaattaaactaaataaattaggccctaatctatggatttcacatgactgggcaggggcacagcttaggcccacccactgggaagtcaggcccagtcaatcagaatcAGCTTTTCCCCGCAAAAGGGTTTTATTAGGGTTTCATCAGCtgcccgggtggctggtctcagacaatcccgcaggtgaagaagccagatgtggaggtcatggactggcgtggttacacacgGTCTGCAGTTgtgacatactgccaaattctgtaaaacgacattggaggcgacttatggtagagaaatgaacattcaatgctctggcaacagctctggtggacattcctgcattcagcatgcaaattgcacttttcctcaacttgagacatctgtggtattgcgTTGTgtgaaaactgcacattttagagaggccttttatagttcccatcacaaggtgcacctttgtaataatcatgctgtttaattagcttcttggtatgccacacctgtccggtggatggattatcttgacaaaagagaaatgctcactaacagggatgtaaacaaacttgtgcacaacatttgagaggaataagctttttgtgcatatgggaccttttctgtgatcttttatttcagctcatgaaacacgggactaacactttacatgttgcgtttatatttttgttcagtataattgtcTGCTCTATCCGTCCTTGTTCAACACCACTAACAAATAGCATCAATGGAGTTGCTATCAATTCACTCTGAGACTAAAGTAATTTTCCTCCTCAGATAAGCTTCAACTCCAGGCGACCTCAGTGGGGGAAGTAGTAATCAAAGGGGTCTCAGCCAACCGCTATCTGGCCATGAATGCAGATGGAAGACTGTTTGGAGCGGTAAGTAAGCATTACCTtccttatacactgctcaaaaaaataaagggaacacttaaacaacacaatgtaactccaagtcaatcacacttctgtgaaatcaaactgtccacttaagaagcaacactgattgacaataaatttcacatgctgttgtgcaaatggaatagacaacaggtggaaatgataggcaattagcaagacacccccaataaaggagtggttctgcaggtggtgaccacagaccacttctcagttcctatgcttcctggctgatgttttggtcacttttgaatgctggcggtgctttcactctagtggtagcatgagacggagtctacaacccacacaagtggctcaggtagtgcagctcatccaggatggtacatcaatgcgagctgtggcaaggaggtttgctgtgtctgtcagcgtagtgtccagagcatggaggcgctaccaggagacaggtcagtacatcaggagacgtggaggaggccgtaggagggcaacaacccagcagcaggaccgctacctacgcctttgtgcaaggaggagcaggaggagcactgccagagccctgcaaaatgacctccagcaggccacaaatgtgcatgtgtctgctcaaacggtcagaaacagactccatgagggtggtatgagggcccgacgtccacaggtgggggttgtgcttacagcccaacaccgtgcaggacgtttggcatttgccagagaacaccaagattggcaaattcgccactggcgccctgtgctcttcacagatgaaagcaggttcacactgagcacatgtgatagacatgacagagtctggagacgccgtggagaacgttctgctgcctgcaacatcctccagcatgaccggtttggcggtgggtcagtcatggtgtggggtggcatttctttggggggccgcacagccctccatgtgctcgccagaggtagcctgactgccattaggtaccgagatgagatcctcagaccccttgtgagaccatatgctggtgcggttggccctgggttcctcctaatgcaagacaatgctagacctcatgtggctggagtgtgtcagcagttcctgcaagaggaaggcattgatgctatggactggcccacccgttccccagacctgaatccaattgagcacatctgggacatcatgtctcgctccatccaccagcgccacgttgcaccacagactgtccaggagttggcggatgctttagtccaggtctgggaggagatccctcaggagaccatccgccacctcatcaggagcatgcccaggcgttgtagggaggtcatacaggcacgtggaggccacacacactactgagcctcattttgacttgttttaaggacattacatcaaagttggatcagcctgtagtgtggttttccactttaattttgagtgtgactccaaatccagacctccatgggttgataaattggatttccattgattatttttgtgtgattttgttgtcagcacattcaactatgtaaagaaagaactatttaataagattatttcattcattcagatctaggatgtgttattttagtgttccctttatttttttgagcagtgtagttaccaAAGCAATTCCATTCCATCTGTTTTGGTATTGTCATAGTCTACAACTCATGCTTTACTCTAACAGGGACAGTCCCATGCCTAAGATGAAAGGTTTTCATTAAGTTCATGCTGAAAGCAAATATTATCTTGTCATACACACTGACAACAGATTTTGCTTTCGTATTACACTTGTTAGTGTGGTAGCAGTGAACTGAGGTACTTCTGGGATACTGCAGAAGTCAGAGCAGATAACTGACTggtgtgtttcctgtctctccttAATGAGTAACCAGACTAGGCAATGGACACACTTGCAGACACATTACAGACATGGCACCTTCACTGATGTGGTCAATCATCCAGGATCTGTTTTCACACGTTCTCTCAGGGTGGGGGAAAGTTCCAGTTTGGTGTTAGCATTTTGTAAATAGACTGTTGTGTTCAGGTTTAAATTGGAAGCTGGAGGTACTGTATGTTGTTCTGTACTTGTCCTTATTCAGCCCCACTCACAGCTTTATGCACAGAATCATCTGTAAAGATAGAGCTTACTTTCTAATACACTCTAGTCATTTAACAATTACTTCTCACTTTGTCTTTTCACTTTACATTTCCATTTTAGCACTGCCTTCCATGTCGGCATGGATAGTCTATATATATTCAGATATTAGGTCATAGGGATTGAACTTTGTAGTCAATGTAAATGAATACCCTTTTATCTTTCCCAGTGTTGCTCCCCTCTGAATTTCTTCCAACTGTTTTTGTTCTGTGTGCCTGTTATAAGTGCCAGGGATTGCTTCCATGTAGGGTTAGGTAGGGCCATAAAAGTGATCCTCTATACTAGGTAGCCATGGTTGAATGGACAACAGTTGTTGGATAGGGCAGGGAATTCTGTTGGCCCTGCTATCAAGAGATATTTCAGCCAGATGTGATTGATGTCATCAGATCTTCCACATGAACACAAAATCAGTGTGGACAGGAATAATCATTTATATTTTCCATTATTTCATGtaataacaaaaatataataaCAAAAACCTGTCAGAGGGTAGAAAACTGGGAGTTACTTCATTTCTATTGGACATGAGCAAATCTATTTCTTGCACACGGCCACTAGAACTGAACTGACAGTTTGTTTTGCTAATTTAAGAATGGATGATTATTCACACATCTTTGGCTTGGCAAAACATCTAGTAAAACTATTGAAAAATATCTTCATTAGTGTGTGACATTAAACAGGAGTTCAGACTGTTCTGGAATCTCCACTGAAACAATGGAGGTATTGAGGTCTGATGTGTTTTACTGGGTTAATCAAATAATTTTTTTGTCAGCTTTGCAAGCTTTTCCCTTTTTTCCACAGAGCATGTAAAAATCAACTATATTTCATTCTGTCTAAATGAAATGGCTTATTTAGGGGATATCACAATGACTAAACATTTGTTTCAACTTTTCCCCTGGCTGCTAAGACCTAGGCTAAACTCAAGTTATGTACATGAAATGTGGATTTTTTTAATAATATAAATAACCATCATTGCCCAAAGCTTGTCACTGGTGGACATTCCCCATTGAACATGGCTTTTAGTTCAAGAGTAGGTTTATTCATCTGGGTTTGAGAATCCTGCCCATTAAGTTTTATTTCATAAGACAAAGACAAGTTTTCAAAAGAGTTTCATTGACATTTATCATTGGTTCAGTTTACAATATGAAAGTGTATCAAGTGTATCAAAGAATAATAGAACTGGATTAACAAATGTATTGTAAATTGATCTCTGATTTGCTATCTCATATCTTtcgaacattctctctctctctacagagacGGACAACAGATGAATGCTACTTCATGGAGAGGCTGGAGAGTAACAACTACAACACCTACCGCTCTCGAAAGTACCCTGAAATGTATGTTGCACTGAAAAGGACTGGCCAGTACAAGTCAGGATCCAAAACTGGACCCGGCCAAAAAGCCATTCTCTTTCTCCCCATGTCGGCCAGACGCTGAGTTCACCTTGTCGTACCAATCTGAAAGTCAGCCTGGCTGCACACAAACAGACAGGACATGAAGAAATACAATGGAGCTTATTAAATGACTGTGACGACATAATCATCCTGTAGTTAGGTACTTTAACGGCAATTCAATTCAACTATATAATGTGAGTTTGACTAGAGCTGCTTCAAATATTCTAGTGTACTTTGATACTCTGCTTATTTTTCTTGGTTTAACAATTTTGAAAGTACATTATTTAAGACGAAAAAGAAAGTGATAACACACAAGATGCCACTTAGTAGCTCTGGGctttaaaaatgtactttttactgcaCTGCAGTACAGGTTAGCTTGGTCATGCCCAGAACTTTACTTGATACAACTTTTAAATAGAACATTGGGTTGGCAAAGATAAATCGAGCACACCATTACTCTAAAGTCATTGCAACACAAACAGTAGACCTAGTACAATACTACAGTATATGATATTGCACCTCTCAATCTGAACATATGAATGATTAATTTGATTTTAGAGCTTAGTGGCCCTGAGGTTCTTCCCAAACAGAGTAGCCTATTTCTTCAAATTGTGTATATTTTTATCTTTACAGACAAGAGGTATGTACGTCTTGTGATTTGTGAAAAATGTCCTTTACAGTGATCATCATCGGTACCATTGGCTACACCCTCCTTCCCGTGTAACAGTTCAGAAAAACCTATTCCAGTCTGTCATAAATATACACTTCAAGTATTATGGTGAAAGGCCATCCACACGCTCATATGACTAGCACTGACGTGTTCGTGCCATTAGCGTCGATGCACTAGGCTAGGCAGGTCCTATCCTCAGGTCTAGTGTTTAAGTGCTGGAGGCAGCACCCTGTGGTACAGCTGGTAGAACCTCCCTGAGTAGACAGCTGGCAGCTCCTCCATAGCCAGGTCAATCTTGTCGAAGCCCTGGTTCAGGCCGTGAAGCAGAAGCCTGGCTAGGCGGCTAGTGATAGGAGTAGTGGAGCTAATCTTGATTAGCTCGGTTAGCTCCTGCCACTCACAGCGCAGGCACTCCTGGGTGGAGAAGTTGATGTCGTATGTGAGGGGGCTGTGGCGGCAGATGATGTACATCTGGACATACCAAAAGAACCTGGGAGACTGTGCTGCTG
Coding sequences within it:
- the LOC115171295 gene encoding fibroblast growth factor 2-like is translated as MATGEITTLPATPEDGGSGGFLPGNFKEPKRLYCKNGGYFLRINSNGSVDGIRDKNDPHNKLQLQATSVGEVVIKGVSANRYLAMNADGRLFGARRTTDECYFMERLESNNYNTYRSRKYPEMYVALKRTGQYKSGSKTGPGQKAILFLPMSARR